The following coding sequences lie in one Pseudorca crassidens isolate mPseCra1 chromosome 2, mPseCra1.hap1, whole genome shotgun sequence genomic window:
- the MSTO1 gene encoding protein misato homolog 1 isoform X4 yields the protein MAGGPREVLTLQLGHFAGFVGAHWWNQQDAALCRPTDAKEPPGELCPDVLYRTGRTLHGQETYTPRLILMDLKGSLSSLKQEGGLYKDKQLDAAIAWQGKLTTHKEEIYPKNPYLQDLLSAEGVLNSDGIWRVKSIPNGKGPPPFTTATTPKPVIPTEGSIRVWSDFLRVHLHPRSICMIQKYNHDGEAGRLEAFGQGESILKEPKYLEELEDRLHFYVEECDYLQGFQILCDLHNGFSGVGAKAAELLQDEYSGRGIITWGLLPGPYCLGEPQKNIYRLLNTAFGLVHLSAHSSLVCPLSLGGSLGLQPEPPVNFPHLQYDAALPFHCGAILATALDTITVPYRLCSSPVSMVHLADMLNFSGKKVVTAGATIPFPLVPSQSLPDTLMQLGEATPWTPLSACGDPSGTCCFAQSVVLRGLDRACHTSQLTPGTPLPSPLHACTTGEEVLAQYLQQQQPRVRSSSHLLLTPCKVVPPYPYLFSSSLSQQGLVLDGPPTGAGFPFPSLRSSGEHPSARGPLLLFILEPDPGRFGQRSRQTRPAALGQLHGRWSRTG from the exons atgGCGGGGGGTCCCCGGGAGGTGCTCACTTTGCAGTTGGGACATTTTGCGGGTTTCGTGGGAGCGCACTGGTGGAACCAGCAG GATGCTGCGCTGTGCAGGCCGACCGATGCCAAAGAACCGCCGGGAGAGCTGTGCCCCGACGTCCTGTACCGGACCGGCCGGACGTTACACGGCCAAGAGACTTACACGCCGAGACTCATACTCATGGATCTGAAGG GTAGTCTGAGCTCCCTAAAACAAGAAGGTGGACTCTACAAGGACAAGCAGCTAGATGCTGCAATAGCATG GCAAGGGAAGCTCACCACACACAAAGAGGAAATCTATCCCAAGAACCCTTATCTCCAGGACCTCCTGAGTGCAGAG GGAGTGCTGAATAGTGATGGTATCTGGAGGGTCAAATCCATTCCCAATGGCAAAG GTCCCCCACCATTCACCACCGCTACAACTCCAAAACCAGTTATCCCCACAGAGGGCAGCATCAGAGTCTGGTCAGACTTTCTCAGAGTCCATCTCCATCCCCGGAGCATCTGTATGATTCAGAAGTACAACCATGATGG GGAAGCAGGTCGCCTGGAGGCTTTTGGCCAAGGGGAGAGTATCCTGAAGGAACCCAAGTACCTGGAAGAGCTGGAGGACAGGCTGCACTTCTACGTGGAGGAATGCGACTACCTGCAG GGCTTCCAGATCCTGTGTGACCTGCACAATGGCTTCTCTGGGGTAGGCGCCAAGGCCGCAGAGTTGCTACAAGACGAGTATTCAGGGCGGGGAATAATAACCTGGGGCCTGCTCCCTGGTCCGTACTGCCTCGGG GAGCCCCAGAAAAACATCTACCGTCTGCTAAACACAGCTTTCGGTCTGGTGCACCTGTCTGCTCACAGCTCTCTGGTCTGCCCCTTATCCTTGGGTGGGAGCCTGGGGCTGCAACCTGAGCCACCTGTCAACTTCCCTCACCTGCAATATGAT GCCGCTCTGCCCTTCCACTGTGGCGCCATCCTGGCTACAGCCCTGGACACAATCACTGTTCCTTATCGCCTATGCTCCTCACCAGTTTCCATGGTTCATCTGGCTGATATGCTGAACTTCTCTGGGAAAAAG GTGGTCACAGCAGGAGCAACCATCCCCTTCCCCTTAGTTCCAAGCCAGTCCCTCCCTGATACGCTGATGCAGCTTGGAGAGGCCACCCCATGGACCCCACTGTCTGCATGTGGGGACCCTTCTGGAACGTGCTGCTTTGCCCAGTCCGTGGTGCTGAGGGGTCTAGACAGAGCATGCCACACCAG TCAGCTCACCCCAGGGacacccctgccctcccccctccaTGCGTGCACCACCGGGGAAGAAGTCTTGGCCCAGTacttgcagcagcagcagcctcgaGTCAGGAG CTCTTCTCATCTGCTGCTGACTCCCTGTAAGGTGGTTCCTCCTTACCCCTACCTCTTCTCCTCAAGCCTCAGCCAGCAGGGTTTGGTTCTGGATGGTCCCCCAACAGGGGCAG GGTTCCCGTTTCCCTCCCTCCGCAGCAGTGGAGAGCATCCCAGTGCTCGGGGCCCTCTGCTCCTCTTCATCCTTGAACCGGACCCTGGGAGATTTGGCCAAAGATCTCGCCAGACTCGACCTGCGGCGCTGGGCCAGCTTCATGGACGCTGGAGTAGAACAGGATGA
- the MSTO1 gene encoding protein misato homolog 1 isoform X1 — translation MAGGPREVLTLQLGHFAGFVGAHWWNQQDAALCRPTDAKEPPGELCPDVLYRTGRTLHGQETYTPRLILMDLKGSLSSLKQEGGLYKDKQLDAAIAWQGKLTTHKEEIYPKNPYLQDLLSAEGVLNSDGIWRVKSIPNGKGPPPFTTATTPKPVIPTEGSIRVWSDFLRVHLHPRSICMIQKYNHDGEAGRLEAFGQGESILKEPKYLEELEDRLHFYVEECDYLQGFQILCDLHNGFSGVGAKAAELLQDEYSGRGIITWGLLPGPYCLGEPQKNIYRLLNTAFGLVHLSAHSSLVCPLSLGGSLGLQPEPPVNFPHLQYDAALPFHCGAILATALDTITVPYRLCSSPVSMVHLADMLNFSGKKVVTAGATIPFPLVPSQSLPDTLMQLGEATPWTPLSACGDPSGTCCFAQSVVLRGLDRACHTSQLTPGTPLPSPLHACTTGEEVLAQYLQQQQPRVRSSSHLLLTPCKVVPPYPYLFSSSLSQQGLVLDGPPTGAAVESIPVLGALCSSSSLNRTLGDLAKDLARLDLRRWASFMDAGVEQDDLEETLQELRSLAQCYQSGDSLMD, via the exons atgGCGGGGGGTCCCCGGGAGGTGCTCACTTTGCAGTTGGGACATTTTGCGGGTTTCGTGGGAGCGCACTGGTGGAACCAGCAG GATGCTGCGCTGTGCAGGCCGACCGATGCCAAAGAACCGCCGGGAGAGCTGTGCCCCGACGTCCTGTACCGGACCGGCCGGACGTTACACGGCCAAGAGACTTACACGCCGAGACTCATACTCATGGATCTGAAGG GTAGTCTGAGCTCCCTAAAACAAGAAGGTGGACTCTACAAGGACAAGCAGCTAGATGCTGCAATAGCATG GCAAGGGAAGCTCACCACACACAAAGAGGAAATCTATCCCAAGAACCCTTATCTCCAGGACCTCCTGAGTGCAGAG GGAGTGCTGAATAGTGATGGTATCTGGAGGGTCAAATCCATTCCCAATGGCAAAG GTCCCCCACCATTCACCACCGCTACAACTCCAAAACCAGTTATCCCCACAGAGGGCAGCATCAGAGTCTGGTCAGACTTTCTCAGAGTCCATCTCCATCCCCGGAGCATCTGTATGATTCAGAAGTACAACCATGATGG GGAAGCAGGTCGCCTGGAGGCTTTTGGCCAAGGGGAGAGTATCCTGAAGGAACCCAAGTACCTGGAAGAGCTGGAGGACAGGCTGCACTTCTACGTGGAGGAATGCGACTACCTGCAG GGCTTCCAGATCCTGTGTGACCTGCACAATGGCTTCTCTGGGGTAGGCGCCAAGGCCGCAGAGTTGCTACAAGACGAGTATTCAGGGCGGGGAATAATAACCTGGGGCCTGCTCCCTGGTCCGTACTGCCTCGGG GAGCCCCAGAAAAACATCTACCGTCTGCTAAACACAGCTTTCGGTCTGGTGCACCTGTCTGCTCACAGCTCTCTGGTCTGCCCCTTATCCTTGGGTGGGAGCCTGGGGCTGCAACCTGAGCCACCTGTCAACTTCCCTCACCTGCAATATGAT GCCGCTCTGCCCTTCCACTGTGGCGCCATCCTGGCTACAGCCCTGGACACAATCACTGTTCCTTATCGCCTATGCTCCTCACCAGTTTCCATGGTTCATCTGGCTGATATGCTGAACTTCTCTGGGAAAAAG GTGGTCACAGCAGGAGCAACCATCCCCTTCCCCTTAGTTCCAAGCCAGTCCCTCCCTGATACGCTGATGCAGCTTGGAGAGGCCACCCCATGGACCCCACTGTCTGCATGTGGGGACCCTTCTGGAACGTGCTGCTTTGCCCAGTCCGTGGTGCTGAGGGGTCTAGACAGAGCATGCCACACCAG TCAGCTCACCCCAGGGacacccctgccctcccccctccaTGCGTGCACCACCGGGGAAGAAGTCTTGGCCCAGTacttgcagcagcagcagcctcgaGTCAGGAG CTCTTCTCATCTGCTGCTGACTCCCTGTAAGGTGGTTCCTCCTTACCCCTACCTCTTCTCCTCAAGCCTCAGCCAGCAGGGTTTGGTTCTGGATGGTCCCCCAACAGGGGCAG CAGTGGAGAGCATCCCAGTGCTCGGGGCCCTCTGCTCCTCTTCATCCTTGAACCGGACCCTGGGAGATTTGGCCAAAGATCTCGCCAGACTCGACCTGCGGCGCTGGGCCAGCTTCATGGACGCTGGAGTAGAACAGGATGACCTAGAGGAGACGCTGCAGGAGCTACGCAGCCTGGCCCAGTGCTACCAGAGTGGCGACAGCCTCATGGACTAA
- the MSTO1 gene encoding protein misato homolog 1 isoform X2 yields MAGGPREVLTLQLGHFAGFVGAHWWNQQDAALCRPTDAKEPPGELCPDVLYRTGRTLHGQETYTPRLILMDLKGSLSSLKQEGGLYKDKQLDAAIAWQGKLTTHKEEIYPKNPYLQDLLSAEGVLNSDGIWRVKSIPNGKGPPPFTTATTPKPVIPTEGSIRVWSDFLRVHLHPRSICMIQKYNHDGEAGRLEAFGQGESILKEPKYLEELEDRLHFYVEECDYLQGFQILCDLHNGFSGVGAKAAELLQDEYSGRGIITWGLLPGPYCLGEPQKNIYRLLNTAFGLVHLSAHSSLVCPLSLGGSLGLQPEPPVNFPHLQYDAALPFHCGAILATALDTITVPYRLCSSPVSMVHLADMLNFSGKKVVTAGATIPFPLVPSQSLPDTLMQLGEATPWTPLSACGDPSGTCCFAQSVVLRGLDRACHTSQLTPGTPLPSPLHACTTGEEVLAQYLQQQQPRVRSSSHLLLTPCKVVPPYPYLFSSSLSQQGLVLDGPPTGAVESIPVLGALCSSSSLNRTLGDLAKDLARLDLRRWASFMDAGVEQDDLEETLQELRSLAQCYQSGDSLMD; encoded by the exons atgGCGGGGGGTCCCCGGGAGGTGCTCACTTTGCAGTTGGGACATTTTGCGGGTTTCGTGGGAGCGCACTGGTGGAACCAGCAG GATGCTGCGCTGTGCAGGCCGACCGATGCCAAAGAACCGCCGGGAGAGCTGTGCCCCGACGTCCTGTACCGGACCGGCCGGACGTTACACGGCCAAGAGACTTACACGCCGAGACTCATACTCATGGATCTGAAGG GTAGTCTGAGCTCCCTAAAACAAGAAGGTGGACTCTACAAGGACAAGCAGCTAGATGCTGCAATAGCATG GCAAGGGAAGCTCACCACACACAAAGAGGAAATCTATCCCAAGAACCCTTATCTCCAGGACCTCCTGAGTGCAGAG GGAGTGCTGAATAGTGATGGTATCTGGAGGGTCAAATCCATTCCCAATGGCAAAG GTCCCCCACCATTCACCACCGCTACAACTCCAAAACCAGTTATCCCCACAGAGGGCAGCATCAGAGTCTGGTCAGACTTTCTCAGAGTCCATCTCCATCCCCGGAGCATCTGTATGATTCAGAAGTACAACCATGATGG GGAAGCAGGTCGCCTGGAGGCTTTTGGCCAAGGGGAGAGTATCCTGAAGGAACCCAAGTACCTGGAAGAGCTGGAGGACAGGCTGCACTTCTACGTGGAGGAATGCGACTACCTGCAG GGCTTCCAGATCCTGTGTGACCTGCACAATGGCTTCTCTGGGGTAGGCGCCAAGGCCGCAGAGTTGCTACAAGACGAGTATTCAGGGCGGGGAATAATAACCTGGGGCCTGCTCCCTGGTCCGTACTGCCTCGGG GAGCCCCAGAAAAACATCTACCGTCTGCTAAACACAGCTTTCGGTCTGGTGCACCTGTCTGCTCACAGCTCTCTGGTCTGCCCCTTATCCTTGGGTGGGAGCCTGGGGCTGCAACCTGAGCCACCTGTCAACTTCCCTCACCTGCAATATGAT GCCGCTCTGCCCTTCCACTGTGGCGCCATCCTGGCTACAGCCCTGGACACAATCACTGTTCCTTATCGCCTATGCTCCTCACCAGTTTCCATGGTTCATCTGGCTGATATGCTGAACTTCTCTGGGAAAAAG GTGGTCACAGCAGGAGCAACCATCCCCTTCCCCTTAGTTCCAAGCCAGTCCCTCCCTGATACGCTGATGCAGCTTGGAGAGGCCACCCCATGGACCCCACTGTCTGCATGTGGGGACCCTTCTGGAACGTGCTGCTTTGCCCAGTCCGTGGTGCTGAGGGGTCTAGACAGAGCATGCCACACCAG TCAGCTCACCCCAGGGacacccctgccctcccccctccaTGCGTGCACCACCGGGGAAGAAGTCTTGGCCCAGTacttgcagcagcagcagcctcgaGTCAGGAG CTCTTCTCATCTGCTGCTGACTCCCTGTAAGGTGGTTCCTCCTTACCCCTACCTCTTCTCCTCAAGCCTCAGCCAGCAGGGTTTGGTTCTGGATGGTCCCCCAACAGGGGCAG TGGAGAGCATCCCAGTGCTCGGGGCCCTCTGCTCCTCTTCATCCTTGAACCGGACCCTGGGAGATTTGGCCAAAGATCTCGCCAGACTCGACCTGCGGCGCTGGGCCAGCTTCATGGACGCTGGAGTAGAACAGGATGACCTAGAGGAGACGCTGCAGGAGCTACGCAGCCTGGCCCAGTGCTACCAGAGTGGCGACAGCCTCATGGACTAA
- the MSTO1 gene encoding protein misato homolog 1 isoform X3: protein MAGGPREVLTLQLGHFAGFVGAHWWNQQDAALCRPTDAKEPPGELCPDVLYRTGRTLHGQETYTPRLILMDLKGSLSSLKQEGGLYKDKQLDAAIAWQGKLTTHKEEIYPKNPYLQDLLSAEGVLNSDGIWRVKSIPNGKGPPPFTTATTPKPVIPTEGSIRVWSDFLRVHLHPRSICMIQKYNHDGEAGRLEAFGQGESILKEPKYLEELEDRLHFYVEECDYLQGFQILCDLHNGFSGVGAKAAELLQDEYSGRGIITWGLLPGPYCLGEPQKNIYRLLNTAFGLVHLSAHSSLVCPLSLGGSLGLQPEPPVNFPHLQYDVVTAGATIPFPLVPSQSLPDTLMQLGEATPWTPLSACGDPSGTCCFAQSVVLRGLDRACHTSQLTPGTPLPSPLHACTTGEEVLAQYLQQQQPRVRSSSHLLLTPCKVVPPYPYLFSSSLSQQGLVLDGPPTGAAVESIPVLGALCSSSSLNRTLGDLAKDLARLDLRRWASFMDAGVEQDDLEETLQELRSLAQCYQSGDSLMD from the exons atgGCGGGGGGTCCCCGGGAGGTGCTCACTTTGCAGTTGGGACATTTTGCGGGTTTCGTGGGAGCGCACTGGTGGAACCAGCAG GATGCTGCGCTGTGCAGGCCGACCGATGCCAAAGAACCGCCGGGAGAGCTGTGCCCCGACGTCCTGTACCGGACCGGCCGGACGTTACACGGCCAAGAGACTTACACGCCGAGACTCATACTCATGGATCTGAAGG GTAGTCTGAGCTCCCTAAAACAAGAAGGTGGACTCTACAAGGACAAGCAGCTAGATGCTGCAATAGCATG GCAAGGGAAGCTCACCACACACAAAGAGGAAATCTATCCCAAGAACCCTTATCTCCAGGACCTCCTGAGTGCAGAG GGAGTGCTGAATAGTGATGGTATCTGGAGGGTCAAATCCATTCCCAATGGCAAAG GTCCCCCACCATTCACCACCGCTACAACTCCAAAACCAGTTATCCCCACAGAGGGCAGCATCAGAGTCTGGTCAGACTTTCTCAGAGTCCATCTCCATCCCCGGAGCATCTGTATGATTCAGAAGTACAACCATGATGG GGAAGCAGGTCGCCTGGAGGCTTTTGGCCAAGGGGAGAGTATCCTGAAGGAACCCAAGTACCTGGAAGAGCTGGAGGACAGGCTGCACTTCTACGTGGAGGAATGCGACTACCTGCAG GGCTTCCAGATCCTGTGTGACCTGCACAATGGCTTCTCTGGGGTAGGCGCCAAGGCCGCAGAGTTGCTACAAGACGAGTATTCAGGGCGGGGAATAATAACCTGGGGCCTGCTCCCTGGTCCGTACTGCCTCGGG GAGCCCCAGAAAAACATCTACCGTCTGCTAAACACAGCTTTCGGTCTGGTGCACCTGTCTGCTCACAGCTCTCTGGTCTGCCCCTTATCCTTGGGTGGGAGCCTGGGGCTGCAACCTGAGCCACCTGTCAACTTCCCTCACCTGCAATATGAT GTGGTCACAGCAGGAGCAACCATCCCCTTCCCCTTAGTTCCAAGCCAGTCCCTCCCTGATACGCTGATGCAGCTTGGAGAGGCCACCCCATGGACCCCACTGTCTGCATGTGGGGACCCTTCTGGAACGTGCTGCTTTGCCCAGTCCGTGGTGCTGAGGGGTCTAGACAGAGCATGCCACACCAG TCAGCTCACCCCAGGGacacccctgccctcccccctccaTGCGTGCACCACCGGGGAAGAAGTCTTGGCCCAGTacttgcagcagcagcagcctcgaGTCAGGAG CTCTTCTCATCTGCTGCTGACTCCCTGTAAGGTGGTTCCTCCTTACCCCTACCTCTTCTCCTCAAGCCTCAGCCAGCAGGGTTTGGTTCTGGATGGTCCCCCAACAGGGGCAG CAGTGGAGAGCATCCCAGTGCTCGGGGCCCTCTGCTCCTCTTCATCCTTGAACCGGACCCTGGGAGATTTGGCCAAAGATCTCGCCAGACTCGACCTGCGGCGCTGGGCCAGCTTCATGGACGCTGGAGTAGAACAGGATGACCTAGAGGAGACGCTGCAGGAGCTACGCAGCCTGGCCCAGTGCTACCAGAGTGGCGACAGCCTCATGGACTAA